A genome region from Thermomonospora amylolytica includes the following:
- the secD gene encoding protein translocase subunit SecD produces the protein MSSPLAWRAIVALAIIAGSIYVTLTQPAKLGLDLRGGTQIVLETKDGQNVKANRESTDRALEVLRKRVDALGVSESSITRSGERRIIVELPDVQDPKQAADAIGRTAQLTAHPVRTNDGKPGKGEKMLPDEDGRPIMLRPAALSGAQIGSASASFDQQNGLGWYLTVDFRGNGGKAWEKITAEAACKVGDDRRIAFVLDGEVISSPAVQETVPCNVGIGGGSTQITGQFTAEEARDLAALIQGGALPVPVEIIEQRVVGPTLGDEAIEASWKAAVIGVILTGLFIVWMYRLVGFLAAVALVSYGVISYAALIAMGATLTLPGLAGFVLAIGMAVDANVLVFERAREEYAHAPRRGTRPALVVGFQKAWTAIADSNITTLLAAGLLFFLAAGPVRGFGVTLTIGVLASLISALLVTRVLAEWAVSRRPIAKRPALTGFGSTGRIRDWLDRRQPDLMSRRKIWLALSGGMVVLALAGIFTQGLNFGVEFTGGRQVVYDTSQRMDIDDARKAVADAGFPRAVVQTAGREGDDVSVRTEKLTNTEVDKLQKALADAGGGTVTKERDELIGPSLGSELRQKALIALGVALAAQLAYLAFRFRFTFGAGAVLAMFHDVIIVTGVFAWLGKPIDGVFLAALLTIIGYSVNDSVVVFDRIRELWRAEPDKPFGKLANRGALQTVPRTVNTGMGAIFILAALALLGGDSLTDFAIALLLGIVVGTYSSVFTATPITVVLQARSKTQAPKPKPVKRPAQRQPGDSGAVV, from the coding sequence TTGTCCAGCCCCTTGGCGTGGCGGGCGATAGTCGCGCTCGCCATCATCGCCGGATCGATATACGTCACGCTCACCCAGCCCGCCAAACTCGGGCTGGACCTGCGCGGCGGCACGCAGATCGTGCTGGAGACCAAGGACGGCCAGAACGTCAAGGCCAACCGAGAGTCCACCGACCGTGCCCTGGAGGTGCTGCGCAAGCGGGTCGACGCCCTGGGAGTGTCGGAGTCGTCCATCACCCGCTCGGGCGAGCGGCGCATCATCGTCGAACTGCCCGACGTGCAGGATCCCAAGCAGGCCGCCGACGCCATCGGCCGCACCGCCCAGCTCACCGCGCACCCGGTGCGCACCAACGACGGCAAGCCCGGCAAGGGCGAGAAGATGCTGCCGGACGAGGACGGCAGGCCGATCATGCTGCGCCCGGCCGCGCTGTCCGGCGCCCAGATCGGCTCGGCCAGCGCCTCCTTCGACCAGCAGAACGGCCTGGGCTGGTACCTGACCGTCGACTTCCGCGGCAACGGCGGCAAGGCCTGGGAGAAGATCACCGCCGAGGCCGCCTGCAAGGTCGGCGACGACCGGCGGATCGCGTTCGTGCTGGACGGCGAGGTGATCTCCTCGCCGGCCGTGCAGGAGACGGTGCCCTGCAACGTGGGCATCGGCGGCGGCTCCACCCAGATCACCGGCCAGTTCACCGCCGAGGAGGCCAGGGATCTGGCGGCGCTGATCCAGGGCGGCGCGCTGCCGGTGCCGGTGGAGATCATCGAGCAGCGGGTGGTCGGCCCGACCCTGGGCGACGAGGCCATCGAGGCCAGCTGGAAGGCCGCCGTCATCGGCGTCATTCTCACCGGCCTGTTCATCGTCTGGATGTACCGCCTGGTCGGGTTCCTGGCCGCCGTCGCGCTGGTCTCCTACGGTGTGATCTCCTACGCCGCGCTGATCGCGATGGGCGCCACGCTGACGCTGCCCGGCCTGGCCGGTTTCGTGCTGGCCATCGGCATGGCGGTGGACGCCAACGTGCTGGTGTTCGAACGGGCCCGCGAGGAGTACGCCCACGCGCCGCGGCGCGGGACGCGGCCGGCGCTGGTCGTCGGGTTCCAGAAGGCCTGGACGGCGATCGCCGACTCCAACATCACCACCCTGCTGGCGGCGGGCCTGCTGTTCTTCCTGGCCGCCGGTCCGGTGCGCGGCTTCGGCGTCACGCTGACCATCGGTGTGCTGGCCTCGCTGATCTCCGCGCTGCTGGTCACCCGGGTGCTGGCCGAATGGGCCGTCTCCCGGCGGCCGATCGCCAAGCGCCCGGCCCTGACCGGTTTCGGCAGCACCGGCCGGATCCGCGACTGGCTGGACCGCAGGCAGCCCGACCTGATGTCGCGCCGGAAGATCTGGCTGGCGCTGTCCGGCGGGATGGTGGTGCTCGCCCTGGCCGGGATCTTCACCCAGGGCCTGAACTTCGGCGTCGAGTTCACCGGCGGCCGGCAGGTCGTCTACGACACCAGCCAGCGGATGGACATCGACGACGCCCGGAAGGCCGTCGCCGACGCCGGGTTCCCGCGCGCGGTGGTGCAGACCGCCGGCCGGGAGGGCGACGACGTCTCCGTCCGCACCGAGAAGCTCACCAACACCGAGGTCGACAAGCTGCAGAAGGCGCTGGCCGACGCCGGCGGCGGCACCGTCACCAAGGAGCGCGACGAGCTGATCGGGCCCAGCCTGGGCAGCGAGCTGCGGCAGAAGGCGCTGATCGCGCTCGGCGTGGCGCTGGCGGCGCAGCTGGCCTATCTGGCGTTCCGGTTCCGGTTCACTTTCGGCGCCGGCGCGGTGCTGGCGATGTTCCACGACGTGATCATCGTCACCGGCGTGTTCGCCTGGCTGGGCAAGCCCATCGACGGGGTGTTCCTGGCGGCGCTGCTGACCATCATCGGTTACTCGGTGAACGACTCGGTGGTGGTGTTCGACCGGATCCGGGAGCTGTGGCGGGCCGAGCCGGACAAGCCGTTCGGCAAGCTCGCCAACCGGGGCGCCCTGCAGACCGTGCCGCGTACCGTCAACACCGGTATGGGGGCGATCTTCATCCTGGCGGCGCTGGCGCTGCTGGGCGGCGACTCGCTGACCGACTTCGCCATCGCGCTGCTGCTGGGCATCGTGGTCGGCACCTACTCCAGCGTGTTCACCGCGACCCCGATCACGGTCGTGCTGCAGGCGCGCAGCAAGACCCAGGCGCCCAAGCCCAAGCCCGTCAAGCGGCCGGCCCAGCGCCAGCCGGGCGACTCGGGCGCGGTCGTCTGA
- a CDS encoding glycoside hydrolase family 15 protein, which produces MVAGGRAGEPFAPIADYGFLSDCETTALVAPSGNVEWMCLPRMDSPSVFGSILDRDAGYFRVGPAGVEVPAAQRYIPGTMVMETTWWTHGGWLVVTDALLMGPWHHENERSNTHRRAPTDYDADHVLLRMVRCVNGQVQVRLDCMPVFDYGRKPARWEHTGEGYHEAMCQGNGLQLRLTTDMNIGFEGSLATGRTLLKQGESRFVALSWSEHRPPQTYEEAHQRLVWTVHHWQHWLERGKFPDHPWRSHLQRSALTLKGLTFAPTGAVAAAATTSLPETPQGERNWDYRYTWIRDSTMALWAFYTLGFDWEANDFFYFITDVAEAADGQLQIMYGVDGREELPETTLDHLSGYDGARPVRIGNDAYTQAQHDVWGAIIGSIYLFVRRRDRLDDRLWKIIVKQVEEALANWRNPDCGMWEVRGEPQHFTSSKVFCWVAADRGARLARIRGNFELAERWQRAADEIHADVLANALDERGVFVAHYGATSLDASVLLIPLLGFLPADDKRVRETVLAIADELTEDDLVLRYRPEQTDDGFSSEEGTFTICSFWLVSSLVMIGELDRAKRLCEKLLSYASPLQLYAEEIDPHTGRHLGNFPQAFTHLALINAVMQVIQAERPEAPPGAFA; this is translated from the coding sequence ATGGTCGCCGGAGGCAGGGCGGGAGAACCGTTCGCCCCCATCGCCGACTACGGTTTCCTCTCGGACTGCGAGACCACCGCGCTGGTGGCCCCGAGCGGGAACGTGGAGTGGATGTGCCTGCCGCGGATGGACTCGCCCAGCGTCTTCGGGTCGATCCTGGACCGTGACGCCGGGTACTTCCGGGTCGGCCCGGCGGGGGTGGAGGTTCCCGCGGCCCAGCGCTACATCCCGGGGACCATGGTGATGGAGACCACCTGGTGGACCCACGGCGGCTGGCTGGTGGTGACCGACGCGCTGCTCATGGGCCCCTGGCACCACGAGAACGAGCGCTCCAACACCCACCGCCGGGCGCCGACCGACTACGACGCCGACCACGTGCTGCTGCGCATGGTCCGCTGCGTGAACGGCCAGGTGCAGGTCCGGCTGGACTGCATGCCGGTGTTCGACTACGGCCGCAAGCCGGCCCGCTGGGAGCACACCGGGGAGGGCTACCACGAGGCGATGTGCCAGGGCAACGGCCTGCAGCTGCGGCTGACCACCGACATGAACATCGGGTTCGAGGGGTCGCTGGCCACCGGTCGCACCCTGCTCAAGCAGGGCGAGTCCCGGTTCGTGGCGCTGTCGTGGAGCGAGCACCGGCCGCCGCAGACCTACGAGGAGGCGCACCAGCGGCTGGTCTGGACCGTGCACCACTGGCAGCACTGGCTGGAACGCGGCAAGTTCCCCGACCACCCGTGGCGCAGCCATCTGCAGCGCAGCGCGCTCACCCTCAAGGGCCTGACGTTCGCGCCCACCGGGGCGGTGGCGGCGGCGGCCACCACCTCACTGCCGGAGACCCCGCAGGGCGAACGCAACTGGGACTACCGGTACACGTGGATCCGCGACTCCACGATGGCGCTGTGGGCGTTCTACACGCTCGGGTTCGACTGGGAAGCCAACGACTTCTTCTACTTCATCACCGACGTGGCCGAGGCGGCCGACGGGCAGCTGCAGATCATGTACGGGGTGGACGGCCGGGAGGAGCTGCCGGAGACCACGCTGGACCATCTGAGCGGGTACGACGGGGCCCGGCCGGTGCGGATCGGCAACGACGCCTACACCCAGGCGCAGCACGACGTGTGGGGGGCCATCATCGGCTCCATCTACCTGTTCGTGCGGCGCCGGGACCGGCTCGACGACCGGTTGTGGAAGATCATCGTCAAGCAGGTCGAGGAGGCGCTGGCCAACTGGCGCAACCCGGACTGCGGGATGTGGGAGGTGCGCGGCGAGCCGCAGCACTTCACCTCCTCCAAGGTGTTCTGCTGGGTGGCCGCCGACCGGGGCGCCCGGCTGGCCCGCATCCGCGGCAACTTCGAGCTGGCCGAGCGCTGGCAGCGGGCGGCCGACGAGATCCACGCCGACGTGCTGGCCAACGCGCTGGACGAGCGCGGGGTGTTCGTCGCCCACTACGGGGCCACCTCGCTGGACGCCTCAGTGCTGCTGATCCCGCTGCTGGGCTTCCTGCCCGCCGACGACAAGCGGGTGCGCGAGACGGTGCTGGCCATCGCCGACGAGCTGACCGAGGACGACCTGGTGCTGCGGTACCGGCCGGAGCAGACCGACGACGGGTTCTCCTCCGAGGAGGGCACCTTCACGATCTGCTCGTTCTGGCTGGTGAGCTCGCTGGTGATGATCGGTGAGCTGGACCGTGCCAAGCGGCTGTGCGAGAAGCTGCTGTCGTATGCCAGCCCGCTGCAGCTGTACGCCGAGGAGATCGACCCGCACACCGGCCGTCACCTGGGCAACTTCCCGCAGGCCTTCACCCATCTGGCGCTGATCAACGCGGTGATGCAGGTGATCCAGGCCGAGCGTCCCGAGGCCCCGCCGGGAGCCTTCGCCTGA
- a CDS encoding septum formation family protein encodes MTFGNERTANIRSAIGVLALIAALLAALALVPKLFFHNDPDEQGDGSVHGYIPEVGQCYNGRLSEQNMIPQITSCDGPHYGEIIKKFELDGGTWPGQAEIFARARTECEKHLRQRFGTLTPVEEGVLETYTPREEGWLTGDRTAHCAIVGAGDGQLSRPLPEKDTGVREWMELKVGDCFSSDHQKATITTVLTDCSEPHIGQVTALPELENGLYPGDDVVERLAGDACDAATPKRLRESSELMHWRKPPSKEHWNAGERTVICYITADGGELKRSLVDAKD; translated from the coding sequence ATGACGTTCGGCAACGAGCGGACGGCCAACATCAGGTCGGCGATCGGCGTGCTGGCCCTCATCGCCGCCCTGCTCGCCGCCCTCGCCCTGGTCCCCAAGCTGTTCTTCCACAATGACCCGGACGAACAGGGCGACGGCAGTGTCCACGGGTACATCCCCGAGGTCGGCCAGTGCTACAACGGGCGTCTGAGCGAGCAGAACATGATCCCCCAGATCACGTCCTGTGACGGACCGCACTACGGCGAGATCATCAAGAAGTTCGAACTGGACGGCGGGACGTGGCCGGGGCAGGCGGAGATCTTCGCCCGCGCCAGGACCGAGTGCGAGAAGCACCTGCGGCAGCGATTCGGAACCCTGACGCCGGTGGAGGAGGGCGTGCTGGAGACCTACACCCCGAGGGAGGAGGGGTGGCTGACCGGGGACCGCACGGCGCACTGCGCGATCGTCGGAGCGGGCGACGGGCAACTGAGCCGGCCTCTGCCGGAGAAGGACACCGGCGTCCGGGAATGGATGGAGCTCAAGGTCGGCGACTGCTTCTCCTCCGACCACCAGAAAGCGACGATCACGACGGTGCTCACCGACTGCTCCGAGCCGCACATCGGGCAGGTGACCGCCCTGCCCGAACTGGAGAACGGCCTGTACCCGGGTGACGACGTCGTCGAGCGGCTGGCCGGCGACGCCTGCGACGCCGCGACGCCCAAGAGGCTCCGCGAGTCCTCCGAGCTCATGCACTGGCGAAAGCCTCCGAGCAAGGAGCATTGGAACGCCGGGGAACGCACCGTGATCTGCTACATCACCGCCGACGGCGGCGAGCTGAAGCGCTCGCTGGTGGACGCGAAGGACTGA
- a CDS encoding glycine--tRNA ligase, protein MARRPDVMDTIVSLAKRRGLVYPSSEIYGGLRASWDYGPLGVELKNNVKRQWWKAMVQGREDVVGLDSCVILAREVWEASGHVQAFVDPLTECQSCHKRFRADHLEEAYEAKHGHPPAGGLAEVNCPNCGTKGAFTEPRMFNGLLKTFLGPVEDESGLAYLRPETAQGIFINYMNVQQSARRKIPFGIGQIGKSFRNEITPGNFIFRTREFEQMEMEFFVEPGTDEEWHQYWIDERMQWYVDLGIRKENLRLYEHPAEKLSHYSKRTVDIEYRFNFAGGEWGELEGIANRTDYDLSTHAKASGQDLSFFDQDKGERYVPYVIEPAAGVDRCVLTFMLDAYAEDEAPNAKGQLEKRTVMRLDPRLAPVKAAVLPLSRNADLSPKARDLAAALRRHWNVEFDDAGAIGRRYRRQDEIGTPYCITVDFDTLNDDAVTIRERDSMKQDRVAISQVESYLAARLPGC, encoded by the coding sequence ATGGCCCGCCGACCCGACGTGATGGACACCATCGTCAGCCTCGCCAAGCGGCGGGGCCTGGTCTACCCGTCGAGCGAGATCTACGGCGGACTGCGCGCATCCTGGGACTACGGCCCGCTCGGCGTCGAGCTGAAGAACAACGTCAAGCGCCAGTGGTGGAAGGCCATGGTGCAGGGCCGCGAGGACGTCGTCGGCCTGGACTCGTGCGTCATCCTGGCCCGCGAGGTCTGGGAGGCCAGCGGCCACGTGCAGGCGTTCGTGGACCCGCTCACCGAGTGCCAGTCCTGCCACAAGCGCTTCCGCGCCGACCACCTGGAAGAGGCCTACGAGGCCAAGCACGGCCACCCGCCGGCCGGCGGCCTGGCCGAGGTCAACTGCCCCAACTGCGGCACCAAGGGCGCCTTCACCGAGCCGCGGATGTTCAACGGCCTGCTCAAGACCTTCCTCGGCCCGGTCGAGGACGAGTCCGGCCTGGCCTACCTGCGGCCGGAGACCGCGCAGGGCATCTTCATCAACTACATGAACGTCCAGCAGTCGGCGCGCCGCAAGATCCCGTTCGGCATCGGCCAGATCGGCAAGTCGTTCCGCAACGAGATCACCCCCGGCAACTTCATCTTCCGGACCCGCGAGTTCGAGCAGATGGAGATGGAGTTCTTCGTCGAGCCCGGCACCGACGAGGAATGGCACCAGTACTGGATCGACGAGCGGATGCAGTGGTACGTCGACCTGGGCATCCGCAAGGAGAACCTGCGGCTGTACGAGCATCCGGCCGAGAAGCTGTCGCACTACTCCAAGCGCACCGTCGACATCGAGTACCGGTTCAACTTCGCCGGCGGCGAGTGGGGCGAGCTGGAGGGCATCGCCAACCGCACCGACTACGACCTGTCCACCCACGCCAAGGCCAGCGGCCAGGACCTGTCCTTCTTCGACCAGGACAAGGGCGAGCGGTACGTGCCGTACGTCATCGAGCCCGCGGCCGGCGTGGACCGCTGCGTGCTGACCTTCATGCTGGACGCCTACGCCGAGGACGAGGCGCCCAACGCCAAGGGCCAGCTGGAGAAGCGCACGGTGATGCGGCTCGACCCCCGGCTCGCGCCGGTCAAGGCCGCGGTGCTGCCGCTGTCGCGCAACGCCGACCTGTCCCCGAAGGCCCGCGACCTGGCCGCCGCGCTGCGCAGGCACTGGAACGTCGAGTTCGACGACGCCGGCGCGATCGGCCGCCGCTACCGCCGCCAGGACGAGATCGGCACCCCGTACTGCATCACCGTCGACTTCGACACCCTGAACGACGACGCCGTCACCATCCGGGAGCGCGACTCCATGAAGCAGGATCGCGTGGCGATCTCCCAGGTGGAGTCCTACCTGGCGGCCCGGCTGCCGGGCTGCTGA
- a CDS encoding antibiotic biosynthesis monooxygenase family protein: MIAITRYRVPEEETERFAAELGAVLEALAAAPGYRGGRIGRTVDDPTLWALVTEWDGAGHYRRGIGLYDVRMRLIPLSALAIDEPGAYEVVAAR; encoded by the coding sequence GTGATCGCGATTACCCGGTACCGGGTCCCCGAGGAGGAGACCGAACGGTTCGCCGCCGAGCTCGGCGCCGTCCTGGAGGCGCTGGCCGCCGCGCCCGGGTACCGCGGGGGCCGGATCGGCCGGACGGTCGACGACCCCACCCTGTGGGCGCTGGTCACCGAGTGGGACGGCGCCGGCCACTACCGGCGCGGGATCGGCCTGTACGACGTGCGGATGCGGCTGATCCCGCTGTCGGCGCTGGCGATCGACGAGCCCGGCGCCTACGAGGTCGTCGCCGCCCGCTGA
- a CDS encoding DUF4190 domain-containing protein — MTTPRDGDPNGWVAPGGDPPPGPAGPPEPGVWPPPPPGAAGAPLPPPPGPAAAPWPAAPRTNRPAVVALVIGLLGLVVPALIVAIIALVQIARRGERGRGFALGGIAAAVVWTVLGTIVLIALPEPEGDAALGAMPKVGQCFHVKQNEYGVETEIAPCDLPHDGEMVQQIELPDGPWPGDAELERRVIAECERHLRQRFGTVRPVEEGELEITTPRSMAWRLGRRTAHCAITARPGLTLDRPLPAKDTGVREWWELKVGDCFSAPGHPRPSRTVTLTDCAKPHTGQVTAYLELRDGLYPGHDAVRRQAWDLCNAKLPKAARTSREPIQLWPWPPSKNQWNSGERTVLCYVTGEYGDLTRSVVTS; from the coding sequence ATGACGACCCCTCGTGACGGCGACCCGAACGGCTGGGTCGCCCCGGGCGGCGACCCCCCGCCCGGACCCGCCGGGCCGCCGGAGCCCGGCGTCTGGCCGCCCCCGCCGCCCGGCGCGGCGGGCGCGCCCCTCCCCCCGCCGCCGGGACCGGCCGCCGCGCCGTGGCCCGCCGCCCCGCGGACCAACCGCCCCGCCGTGGTCGCACTGGTCATCGGGCTGCTCGGGCTGGTCGTGCCGGCGCTGATCGTGGCGATCATCGCGCTGGTGCAGATCGCCCGGCGCGGCGAACGCGGCCGCGGATTCGCCCTCGGCGGCATCGCCGCCGCCGTGGTGTGGACCGTGCTGGGCACGATCGTGCTGATCGCCCTCCCCGAGCCGGAGGGCGACGCCGCCCTGGGAGCCATGCCCAAGGTCGGCCAGTGCTTCCATGTCAAGCAGAACGAGTACGGCGTGGAGACCGAGATCGCGCCCTGCGACCTGCCGCACGACGGCGAGATGGTCCAGCAGATCGAGCTCCCGGACGGGCCGTGGCCCGGCGACGCGGAGCTCGAACGCCGCGTCATCGCCGAATGCGAGCGGCACCTGCGGCAGCGCTTCGGCACCGTGCGGCCGGTCGAGGAGGGAGAGCTGGAGATCACCACGCCCCGGTCCATGGCCTGGCGGCTCGGGAGGCGGACGGCGCACTGCGCGATCACCGCGCGCCCCGGCCTGACGCTGGACCGCCCGCTGCCCGCCAAGGACACCGGGGTCAGGGAATGGTGGGAGCTCAAGGTCGGCGACTGCTTCTCCGCCCCCGGTCACCCGCGGCCGAGCCGTACGGTGACGCTCACCGACTGCGCCAAGCCCCACACCGGGCAGGTGACCGCCTACCTCGAGCTGAGGGACGGCCTCTACCCGGGCCACGACGCCGTCCGGCGGCAGGCATGGGACCTCTGCAACGCCAAGCTGCCCAAGGCCGCCCGCACATCACGCGAGCCGATCCAGCTGTGGCCGTGGCCCCCGAGCAAGAACCAGTGGAACTCCGGAGAACGCACCGTGCTCTGCTACGTCACCGGCGAGTACGGTGACCTGACCCGATCGGTGGTGACCTCATGA
- the ppdK gene encoding pyruvate, phosphate dikinase has translation MPKYVYDFTEGNKDLKDLLGGKGANLAEMTNLGLPVPPGFTITTEACRHYLAHGTVPEGLAAEIDEHLAALEKQMGKRLGQPDDPLLVSVRSGAKFSMPGMMETVLNIGLNDESVRGLAAVAGGDAAGERFAWDSYRRLVQMFGKTVLGIDGELFEDALEDLKRSKGTDSDLALDASDFQELVGTYKRIVREQAGREFPTDPREQMDLAVKAVFDSWNAPRAILYRRQERIPADLGTAVNVCSMVFGNLGMDSGTGVAFTRDPATGRQGVYGDYLQNAQGEDVVAGIRNTVPLAELERIDKKSYDELLSIMETLENHYRDLCDIEFTIERGKLWMLQTRVGKRTAAAAFCIATQLVDQGLITQDEAVTRVTGAQLAQLMFPRFDDSRAADSTLLTKGMNASPGAAVGKAVFTSERAVELAGEGEDVILVRRETNPDDLAGMVAARGILTSRGGKTSHAAVVARGMGKTCVCGAEELEVDVKAGKFTAPGGVVVSEGDVISIDGSAGAVYLGEVPVVNSPVVDYFEGNLAAADGDELVRAVDRIMACADEKRALRVRANADNPEDAARARRFGAQGIGLCRTEHMFLGDRRRLVENLVLAETDEERQAALDALEPLQRQDFTGILEAMDGLPVTIRLIDPPLHEFLPDLTELSVKVATAGRDADPKDVRLLEAVRRLHEQNPMLGLRGVRLGLVIPGLFAMQVRAIAEAAAERRRAGGDPRPEIMIPLVGAVQELEAVREEARGILAEVAAATGVDVPAMIGTMIELPRAALTAGQIAEAAEFFSFGTNDLTQTTWGFSRDDVEAAFFGRYLELGIFGVSPFETLDRDGVGRLIRIAAEEGRRTRPDIKLGICGEHGGDPDSVHFCHEVGLDYVSCSPFRIPVARLEAGRAAIAGEGSDSR, from the coding sequence GTGCCGAAGTACGTATACGACTTCACCGAAGGCAACAAGGACCTCAAGGACCTGTTGGGGGGCAAAGGGGCCAATCTCGCCGAGATGACCAACCTCGGGCTTCCGGTGCCTCCCGGGTTCACCATCACGACGGAGGCCTGCCGCCACTACCTGGCGCACGGCACCGTCCCCGAGGGACTGGCCGCCGAGATCGACGAGCACCTGGCCGCGCTCGAGAAGCAGATGGGCAAGCGCCTCGGGCAGCCCGACGACCCGCTGCTGGTCAGCGTGCGGTCGGGGGCCAAGTTCAGCATGCCCGGCATGATGGAGACCGTCCTCAACATCGGACTGAACGACGAGTCGGTCCGCGGACTGGCCGCGGTGGCCGGCGGGGACGCCGCCGGCGAGCGGTTCGCCTGGGACTCCTACCGGCGGCTCGTCCAGATGTTCGGCAAGACCGTGCTCGGCATCGACGGCGAACTGTTCGAGGACGCCCTGGAGGACCTCAAGCGCTCCAAGGGTACCGACAGTGACCTGGCACTTGACGCGTCGGACTTCCAGGAGCTGGTCGGCACCTACAAGCGGATCGTGCGCGAGCAGGCCGGCCGGGAGTTCCCCACCGATCCACGCGAGCAGATGGACCTGGCCGTCAAGGCCGTGTTCGACTCCTGGAACGCCCCCCGGGCGATCCTGTACCGCCGGCAGGAGCGCATCCCCGCGGATCTCGGCACGGCCGTGAACGTGTGCTCCATGGTCTTCGGCAACCTCGGCATGGACTCCGGCACCGGGGTGGCCTTCACCCGGGACCCGGCCACCGGCCGCCAGGGCGTCTACGGCGACTACCTGCAGAACGCCCAGGGCGAGGACGTGGTCGCCGGCATCCGCAACACCGTCCCGCTGGCCGAGCTCGAGCGGATCGACAAGAAGTCCTACGACGAACTTCTGTCGATCATGGAGACCCTGGAGAACCACTACCGGGACCTGTGCGACATCGAGTTCACCATCGAGCGCGGCAAGCTGTGGATGCTGCAGACCCGGGTCGGCAAGCGCACCGCCGCCGCCGCGTTCTGCATCGCCACCCAGCTCGTCGACCAGGGCCTGATCACCCAGGACGAGGCGGTCACCCGGGTCACCGGCGCCCAGCTCGCCCAGCTGATGTTCCCGCGCTTCGACGACTCCCGCGCCGCCGACTCCACGCTGCTGACCAAGGGCATGAACGCCTCGCCCGGCGCCGCGGTCGGCAAGGCGGTGTTCACCTCCGAGCGGGCCGTCGAGCTGGCCGGCGAGGGCGAGGACGTCATCCTGGTGCGCCGCGAGACCAACCCCGACGACCTGGCCGGCATGGTCGCCGCCCGCGGCATCCTCACCTCCCGGGGCGGCAAGACCTCGCACGCCGCCGTGGTCGCCCGCGGCATGGGCAAGACCTGCGTGTGCGGCGCCGAGGAACTGGAGGTGGACGTCAAGGCCGGGAAGTTCACCGCGCCCGGCGGCGTGGTCGTCAGCGAGGGCGACGTGATCTCCATCGACGGCTCCGCCGGGGCGGTCTACCTCGGCGAGGTGCCGGTGGTGAACTCCCCGGTGGTGGACTACTTCGAGGGGAACCTGGCCGCCGCCGACGGCGACGAGCTGGTCAGGGCCGTGGACCGGATCATGGCCTGCGCCGACGAGAAGCGGGCGCTGCGGGTGCGCGCCAACGCCGACAACCCCGAGGACGCCGCCCGGGCCCGCCGGTTCGGCGCCCAGGGCATCGGGCTGTGCCGCACCGAGCACATGTTCCTCGGCGACCGCCGCCGGCTGGTGGAGAACCTGGTGCTGGCCGAGACCGACGAGGAACGGCAGGCGGCGCTGGACGCCCTGGAGCCCCTGCAGCGGCAGGACTTCACCGGGATCCTCGAGGCCATGGACGGCCTGCCGGTGACCATCAGGCTGATCGACCCCCCGCTGCACGAGTTCCTTCCCGATCTGACCGAGCTGTCGGTCAAGGTCGCCACCGCCGGCCGGGACGCCGATCCCAAGGACGTCCGCCTGCTGGAGGCGGTGCGCCGGCTGCACGAGCAGAACCCTATGCTCGGGCTGCGCGGAGTGCGGCTCGGTTTGGTGATTCCGGGACTTTTCGCCATGCAGGTGCGGGCGATCGCCGAGGCCGCCGCCGAGCGCCGCAGGGCCGGCGGGGACCCCCGGCCGGAGATCATGATCCCGTTGGTCGGCGCGGTGCAGGAGCTGGAGGCCGTCCGCGAGGAGGCTCGCGGCATCCTGGCCGAGGTCGCCGCGGCCACCGGGGTGGACGTGCCCGCCATGATCGGCACCATGATCGAGCTGCCCCGGGCCGCGCTGACCGCCGGGCAGATCGCCGAGGCCGCGGAGTTCTTCTCCTTCGGCACCAACGACCTCACCCAGACCACCTGGGGCTTCTCCCGCGACGACGTGGAGGCGGCGTTCTTCGGCCGGTACCTGGAGCTGGGGATCTTCGGGGTGTCGCCGTTCGAGACGCTGGACCGCGACGGCGTGGGCCGGCTGATCCGCATCGCCGCCGAGGAGGGCCGCCGCACCCGCCCGGACATCAAGCTGGGCATCTGCGGCGAGCACGGCGGCGACCCCGACTCGGTGCACTTCTGCCACGAGGTCGGCCTGGACTACGTGTCCTGCTCGCCGTTCCGGATCCCGGTGGCCCGGCTGGAGGCCGGCCGCGCGGCGATCGCGGGGGAGGGCTCCGACAGCCGCTGA